One window from the genome of Cryptomeria japonica chromosome 6, Sugi_1.0, whole genome shotgun sequence encodes:
- the LOC131077540 gene encoding putative pentatricopeptide repeat-containing protein At5g43820, which yields MAARGKILWVMDICVDWTRRPKSRCLLLKWCSLEPKSHLHQCPQSIARSSSVKEGTADNSDINQSIVAEEEDKLISLEEREMDSRPKMQNQYDELLSRHSSTVPSRKVTGIDDQLTDYEKICGVFLQKLKGKAAVEAAFAQTGVILTSETIERVVKRASLSGQALLTFFRWAGKQPNCQHNLNSYNDMLSGLGRRKYFDQMEGVLHQMNTQGPSPTFKTIDIVMTRYIKGNRIAEAVKTFDRMEEFGLMADTAVLNTLLHRLCQDNHTGSAHCLLNKMRKKIRPDNITYSIIIGGWAKQGRIKEIYRTLKDMSELNLKPDCITYNYVLEGLFRAGRNIAAVKLLKNMSVKGCSPTTTTYNTVIKHLCLGGSLNEGLTYYNEMLAKGCKPNNTTYSLLIRFLIKARRVAESLEFFNLMLEGGVIPEVGTVNSFIEPLCKFGPPDAALQFYKQMKLVGCDPNSKTYKLLLMRLGRFGFWDQMMKLWHEMEESGWTSDVEVYTYIVNGFCNGRKLDEAAYFMGEALSKGFCPGRIICSKLIHKLIRARKAEVAYNIFRKLKDARRNDKIKRIQRSRGWQY from the coding sequence ATGGCTGCCAGAGGTAAGATTTTGTGGGTTATGGATATCTGTGTTGATTGGACGAGGCGACCAAAATCTAGATGTTTGCTTTTGAAATGGTGTTCATTAGAACCTAAATCACATTTGCACCAATGCCCACAATCTATTGCCAGATCCAGCAGTGTTAAAGAAGGCACTGCAGATAATTCAGACATTAATCAATCAATTGTTGCAGAGGAGGAGGACAAATTGATTTCATTAGAAGAAAGAGAAATGGATTCACGCCCAAAAATGCAAAACCAATATGACGAATTGTTATCAAGGCATAGTTCTACTGTCCCATCGAGAAAAGTGACGGGTATAGATGACCAGCTTACTGATTATGAAAAAATTTGCGGGGTGTTTCTTCAGAAGCTCAAAGGCAAAGCTGCTGTGGAAGCTGCTTTTGCGCAGACCGGCGTGATATTAACTTCCGAAACAATTGAAAGAGTGGTGAAAAGGGCGAGTCTAAGTGGGCAGGCTCTCCTCACTTTCTTTAGATGGGCTGGTAAGCAGCCCAATTGCCAGCACAACTTGAATTCATACAATGACATGCTCAGTGGCTTAGGAAGAAGGAAGTACTTCGATCAAATGGAGGGAGTGCTGCACCAAATGAATACACAGGGTCCCTCACCCACATTCAAAACAATAGACATTGTCATGACCAGGTATATCAAGGGAAATCGAATTGCTGAAGCAGTTAAAACTTTTGATAGGATGGAGGAATTCGGTTTGATGGCCGATACAGCAGTCTTAAACACGTTGCTGCATAGGCTTTGCCAGGATAACCATACTGGGTCCGCACATTGTTTACtcaacaaaatgagaaaaaaaatccGTCCAGATAATATCACTTACAGCATAATAATAGGTGGTTGGGCGAAACAGGGAAGAATAAAAGAGATATATAGGACTTTGAAAGATATGAGTGAACTGAACCTTAAGCCTGACTGCATAACCTATAATTATGTTCTTGAGGGTTTGTTCAGGGCTGGAAGAAATATTGCTGCTGTCAAGCTTCTGAAAAATATGTCAGTAAAAGGTTGCTCTCCAACCACAACTACCTATAATACAGTGATTAAACATTTATGCTTAGGAGGAAGCCTAAATGAGGGGCTTACATACTATAATGAAATGTTAGCCAAGGGTTGTAAGCCTAATAATACAACTTACAGTTTGTTGATTAGGTTTTTAATAAAGGCTCGTAGAGTTGCCGAGTCCCTTGAATTTTTCAATCTTATGCTGGAAGGTGGCGTTATACCTGAAGTTGGAACAGTTAATTCCTTTATTGAACCTTTGTGTAAATTTGGTCCTCCTGATGCTGCCCTGCAATTCTACAAACAAATGAAACTAGTGGGTTGCGATCCTAACTCGAAAACCTATAAATTGCTGCTAATGAGGCTGGGAAGATTTGGCTTTTGGGATCAAATGATGAAACTTTGGCACGAGATGGAGGAAAGTGGGTGGACTTCTGATGTCGAAGTCTACACTTATATTGTAAATGGGTTCTGCAATGGAAGAAAGTTAGATGAAGCTGCTTACTTCATGGGAGAAGCACTAAGCAAAGGATTTTGTCCAGGGCGAATTATATGTTCCAAGCTCATTCACAAGTTAATAAGAGCTAGGAAAGCTGAGGTGGCGTACAATATCTTTCGCAAACTTAAAGATGCACGCAGAAATGATAAGATTAAGAGAATTCAGCGTTCAAGGGGTTGGCAATACTGA